DNA from Candidatus Poseidoniia archaeon:
CTTGAGGTGCTACAGGGCGTTGAGTTTGAGATCGCTCCGGGCGAATTGGTCGCATTGATGGGGCCTTCCGGCTGCGGTAAGTCGACGTTACTCAATATCATCGGTGGACTGCTCGCCGCCGATT
Protein-coding regions in this window:
- a CDS encoding ATP-binding cassette domain-containing protein, encoding MKEKLANIYIYIVQRAAMASLLTVKDLRHGFGAGKTRLEVLQGVEFEIAPGELVALMGPSGCGKSTLLNIIGGLLAAD